One Solibacillus sp. R5-41 DNA segment encodes these proteins:
- the uvrA gene encoding excinuclease ABC subunit UvrA, whose amino-acid sequence MKNTEIVVQGARAHNLKNIDVTIPRDKIVVVTGLSGSGKSSLAFDTIYAEGQRRYVESLSAYARQFLGQMDKPDVDTIEGLSPAISIDQKTTSRNPRSTVGTVTEIYDYLRLLYARIGKPICPKHGIEITSQTIEQMVDRLMEYPERTKMQLLAPVVEGKKGTHVKLIEDLKKQGYVRIRLNGELRDLDDHIELDKNKKHTIEVVIDRVVVKEGVESRLSDSLEAALRLADGRVLVDVMEHEELLFSEHHSCPYCGFSIGELEPRMFSFNSPFGACPTCDGLGSKTKVDLELVIPDWDKTLLETAIAPWESVSSQYYPQLLASVCKHYQIAMDIPVKDIPKEMMDKILYGSGKDKIHFDFINDYGSHYKKDIEFEGVIHNIERRFKDSSSDYVRDQLQKYMTEQPCQSCKGHRLKAESLAVKIKDQNISEATRRSIQEMYDFFNSVELTEKEKQIAKLIIREVVERLRFLLDVGLNYLTLSRAAGTLSGGEAQRIRLATQIGSRLSGVLYILDEPSIGLHQRDNDRLIHTLENMRDLGNTLIIVEHDEDTMLAADHLIDIGPGAGIHGGQIIAQGTPKQVMKNKNSITGQYLSGKKFIPLPLERRKPDGRMLKIKGATENNLKNVSVDIPLGQFIAVTGVSGSGKSTLVNEILYKSLASKLNRSKVKPGAHKSIEGIEQLEKVIEVDQSPIGRTPRSNPATYIGVFDDVRDVFAMTNEAKVRGYKKGRFSFNVKGGRCEACRGDGIIKIEMHFLPDVYVPCEICHGKRYNRETLEIRYKDKNISDILEMTVENALDFFSNLPKIQRKLQTIVDVGLGYIKLGQPATTLSGGEAQRVKLASELHKRSNGKSFYILDEPTTGLHVDDISRLLVVLQRLVENGETVLVIEHNLDVIKTADHIIDLGPEGGDGGGTILTTGTPEKIAEVKESYTGYYLKPILERDRERMDDKIVAAKNK is encoded by the coding sequence GTGAAAAATACAGAGATAGTTGTACAAGGAGCAAGAGCACATAATTTAAAAAATATAGATGTTACTATTCCACGTGACAAAATTGTTGTCGTGACGGGGCTTTCCGGTTCGGGCAAGTCCTCACTCGCTTTCGATACGATTTATGCAGAGGGGCAGCGACGTTATGTAGAGTCCCTATCTGCCTATGCACGCCAATTTTTAGGGCAAATGGATAAACCGGATGTCGATACAATTGAAGGGCTATCGCCTGCCATTTCAATCGACCAAAAAACAACTAGCCGTAATCCACGTTCAACGGTAGGTACAGTGACGGAAATTTACGATTATTTACGACTGCTTTATGCCCGTATTGGTAAACCAATTTGTCCAAAACACGGGATCGAAATTACATCACAAACAATTGAGCAAATGGTTGATCGTTTGATGGAGTACCCAGAACGCACGAAAATGCAGCTACTCGCGCCCGTTGTAGAAGGAAAAAAAGGGACACATGTGAAGCTTATTGAAGATTTGAAAAAGCAAGGCTATGTTCGGATTCGCTTGAACGGGGAGCTGCGTGATTTAGATGATCATATTGAGCTGGATAAAAATAAAAAGCATACGATTGAAGTCGTAATTGACCGCGTCGTCGTAAAAGAGGGCGTTGAATCTCGTTTAAGTGACTCTTTGGAGGCTGCGTTAAGGCTGGCGGATGGTCGCGTATTAGTCGATGTGATGGAGCATGAGGAATTATTATTTAGCGAGCATCATTCCTGCCCGTATTGCGGATTTTCTATTGGTGAATTAGAGCCGCGCATGTTTTCATTTAACAGTCCATTTGGCGCGTGCCCAACATGCGATGGATTAGGCAGCAAAACGAAAGTGGATTTAGAGCTCGTTATTCCAGATTGGGATAAGACGTTACTCGAAACTGCAATTGCACCGTGGGAGTCGGTATCATCACAATATTACCCGCAATTATTAGCATCAGTTTGTAAGCACTATCAGATTGCAATGGATATTCCGGTAAAAGACATTCCAAAAGAAATGATGGACAAAATTTTATATGGCTCGGGCAAGGACAAAATTCATTTCGACTTCATTAATGATTATGGTAGTCATTATAAAAAGGATATTGAATTTGAAGGGGTGATTCACAATATTGAGCGCCGTTTTAAAGATTCCTCTTCGGATTATGTACGCGATCAATTGCAAAAATATATGACGGAGCAGCCATGTCAGTCGTGTAAAGGCCATCGTTTAAAGGCTGAATCGCTTGCGGTGAAAATTAAAGACCAAAATATTTCCGAAGCTACTCGTCGCTCGATTCAAGAAATGTATGACTTTTTCAATTCAGTGGAGCTGACGGAAAAGGAAAAGCAAATTGCGAAATTAATTATTCGAGAAGTAGTGGAGCGGCTCAGATTTTTATTAGATGTTGGATTGAATTATTTAACGTTATCTCGTGCGGCTGGTACGTTATCGGGCGGTGAGGCACAGCGTATTCGACTAGCAACTCAAATCGGGTCGCGTTTATCAGGCGTGTTATATATACTGGATGAACCGTCAATCGGACTGCATCAGCGTGATAATGATCGCTTAATTCATACGCTTGAAAATATGCGTGATTTAGGAAATACATTAATTATCGTCGAGCATGATGAAGATACGATGCTAGCGGCGGACCATTTAATTGATATTGGCCCAGGTGCGGGTATTCATGGTGGGCAAATTATTGCGCAAGGAACTCCGAAGCAAGTGATGAAAAATAAAAATTCTATCACGGGCCAATATTTAAGTGGGAAGAAATTTATTCCGCTTCCTTTAGAACGTCGCAAACCTGATGGACGTATGCTGAAAATAAAGGGTGCAACAGAAAATAACTTGAAAAATGTGTCTGTAGACATTCCATTAGGCCAGTTTATTGCCGTGACAGGCGTTTCGGGGTCTGGAAAATCGACGCTTGTGAATGAAATTTTGTATAAGTCACTCGCATCCAAGTTAAATCGTTCGAAAGTAAAGCCGGGTGCGCATAAATCAATTGAAGGGATCGAACAATTAGAAAAGGTAATTGAAGTCGATCAATCTCCAATTGGGCGTACACCACGTTCGAATCCTGCGACATATATTGGTGTATTTGATGATGTTCGAGATGTTTTTGCGATGACAAATGAAGCGAAAGTGCGCGGCTATAAAAAGGGACGTTTTTCATTTAATGTGAAGGGCGGACGTTGTGAAGCTTGTCGTGGGGATGGCATTATTAAAATTGAAATGCACTTCTTACCGGATGTGTATGTGCCTTGTGAAATTTGTCATGGCAAGCGCTACAATCGGGAAACGCTGGAAATTCGCTATAAAGACAAAAATATTTCGGATATTTTAGAAATGACCGTAGAAAATGCGCTTGATTTTTTCAGTAATCTACCAAAAATTCAACGTAAACTTCAAACGATTGTTGATGTAGGGCTCGGCTATATTAAATTAGGACAACCTGCAACGACGCTTTCCGGTGGTGAGGCGCAGCGTGTAAAATTGGCCTCTGAACTGCATAAACGTTCGAACGGAAAGTCATTTTATATTTTAGATGAGCCGACGACTGGTCTTCATGTGGACGATATTTCCCGCTTATTAGTTGTGTTACAGCGTTTAGTTGAAAATGGAGAAACCGTGCTTGTTATTGAACATAATTTAGATGTAATCAAAACGGCGGATCATATTATTGATTTAGGTCCAGAAGGTGGTGATGGCGGTGGGACAATTCTTACAACCGGCACACCTGAAAAAATTGCAGAAGTAAAAGAAAGCTATACAGGATACTACTTAAAGCCAATTTTAGAACGGGACCGCGAACGTATGGATGATAAAATTGTAGCGGCGAAAAATAAGTAA
- a CDS encoding DUF4097 family beta strand repeat-containing protein — protein sequence MQNERKRILQLVESGVISAEEAIVLLEKLSPQKESTQTTEVLPVQLTKEAQQDEVPPTSKKVYEDEPIFEEKRKTTGFEDIFGKAFNDKDVNKKMDEFMHELKQDLSQFGTRMAGLMGSTLSKLKDLDIEMPFGEKVEFDKTYAYPADDVKGIELDVASGKVEVIKTTDAFVTVDVHVKTPAKGTEEETMAAIVENLATLQDQKLMIHSSNKFTQLKIRMAIPEKHYDVFIARLLNGGVSIEGLDAKLIKVKTYNGIVRLENAEFNHAELQSSNGSIEARQVKGEDLEVETANGRIYIDGELKEVEAESFNGHVVVTTSSSDAHKVKARTMAGTVEIYVPKTVAIDGQIYSNLGKADVGLSDVTLYEEAEQLLLKSIRFNKELAGAKLLKLVGESRTGTVLVRYTTK from the coding sequence ATGCAAAATGAACGTAAACGAATTTTACAATTGGTTGAAAGCGGTGTAATTTCGGCAGAAGAGGCGATTGTATTACTCGAAAAGTTATCGCCACAAAAGGAATCCACTCAAACAACAGAAGTGTTACCAGTACAGTTAACAAAAGAAGCGCAGCAAGATGAAGTACCACCAACTTCAAAAAAGGTATATGAAGATGAACCGATTTTTGAAGAAAAACGTAAAACAACAGGCTTTGAAGATATTTTTGGAAAAGCATTTAATGATAAAGATGTAAATAAAAAAATGGATGAATTTATGCATGAGCTTAAGCAGGATTTATCGCAATTTGGTACACGTATGGCAGGTTTAATGGGGTCTACTTTATCCAAGCTAAAAGATTTAGACATCGAAATGCCATTTGGAGAAAAAGTGGAATTCGATAAAACGTATGCTTACCCAGCAGATGACGTAAAGGGTATTGAATTAGATGTTGCGAGCGGAAAAGTAGAAGTGATTAAAACGACCGATGCCTTTGTGACAGTAGATGTTCATGTGAAAACGCCAGCAAAAGGCACAGAAGAAGAAACAATGGCAGCGATTGTCGAAAATTTAGCAACGCTTCAAGATCAAAAATTGATGATTCACTCATCGAATAAATTTACGCAATTAAAAATTAGAATGGCGATTCCGGAAAAGCATTATGATGTGTTTATTGCGCGTTTATTAAATGGTGGCGTATCAATCGAAGGTTTAGATGCGAAATTGATTAAAGTAAAAACGTATAACGGCATTGTTCGTTTAGAAAATGCAGAGTTTAATCATGCAGAGCTCCAATCTAGCAATGGATCAATTGAGGCACGTCAAGTAAAGGGCGAGGACTTAGAAGTAGAAACTGCGAATGGTCGTATTTATATTGATGGTGAATTAAAAGAAGTAGAGGCGGAATCTTTTAACGGACATGTCGTTGTGACGACTTCAAGTTCAGATGCACATAAAGTGAAAGCTCGTACAATGGCAGGAACGGTTGAAATTTATGTGCCAAAAACAGTTGCGATTGATGGTCAAATTTACTCAAATCTTGGCAAAGCAGATGTCGGATTAAGTGATGTGACATTATATGAGGAAGCCGAACAACTCTTATTAAAATCAATTCGTTTTAATAAAGAGTTGGCTGGTGCAAAATTACTGAAGCTTGTTGGTGAATCACGCACAGGTACCGTATTAGTTCGGTACACGACGAAATAA
- the ftsE gene encoding cell division ATP-binding protein FtsE, whose translation MIQMKNVIKKYPNGVVATNGITIEIKKGEFVYVVGPSGAGKSTFIKLMYREEKPTSGDVIINGTNLRTLKANRIPHLRRQLGVVFQDFKLLPRLTVYENVAFAMEVIEEQPKVIRQRVMEVLELVGLKHKVRMLPSELSGGEQQRVSIARSIVNRPKVMIADEPTGNLDPDTSWEIMNIFEEINRQGTTIVMATHNREIVNTIRKRVIAVEGGMIVRDEYGGDYGYEG comes from the coding sequence ATGATTCAAATGAAAAATGTAATCAAAAAGTATCCGAATGGTGTTGTTGCAACGAACGGAATAACTATAGAAATAAAAAAAGGCGAGTTTGTTTATGTTGTCGGGCCTAGTGGTGCAGGGAAATCAACGTTTATTAAACTGATGTATCGCGAAGAAAAGCCGACATCAGGTGACGTTATTATAAATGGCACCAACTTACGAACATTAAAAGCCAACCGTATTCCCCATTTACGACGTCAATTGGGTGTTGTGTTCCAAGACTTTAAATTATTACCGCGACTTACGGTTTATGAAAATGTTGCGTTTGCGATGGAAGTAATTGAAGAACAGCCAAAAGTCATTCGTCAACGTGTGATGGAAGTATTAGAACTAGTCGGTTTAAAACATAAGGTACGCATGCTCCCGAGTGAATTATCGGGCGGTGAGCAACAACGTGTTTCCATTGCTCGTTCTATTGTGAATCGTCCTAAAGTGATGATTGCCGATGAGCCAACAGGAAATTTAGATCCCGATACGTCATGGGAAATTATGAATATATTTGAAGAAATTAATCGTCAAGGAACGACAATTGTTATGGCTACACATAACCGTGAAATTGTGAATACCATTCGTAAACGTGTAATCGCTGTTGAAGGCGGTATGATTGTCCGTGATGAGTACGGAGGTGACTACGGCTATGAAGGGTAG
- the ftsX gene encoding permease-like cell division protein FtsX — protein sequence MKGRTIARHFRESIKSLGRNSWMTIASISAVTVTLLLVGVFSVIMLNLNKVATDLENDVEIRVMIDIMPDEVEMKKKEQQLINEIKSLVDVEEVTYSSKEAELNKLVKDFGEELSLFEQNNPLYNVLYVKAADPLKTAEVAKKIEGLEHTQSVKYGEGKIERLFSFLDIARNVGLVLIVGLLFTAMFLISNTIRITIIARKEEIEIMKLVGATNSFVRIPFVLEGMWLGLIGSIIPIVTVTIAYYKIYDLVAPKLKGELFQLLKVGPLMLQVNGLIALIGILIGIWGSFMSVRKFLKI from the coding sequence ATGAAGGGTAGAACAATAGCGCGTCATTTTAGGGAAAGTATCAAATCATTAGGACGAAATAGTTGGATGACGATTGCCTCAATCAGTGCGGTAACTGTTACATTATTATTAGTCGGTGTATTCTCAGTCATCATGCTAAATCTGAATAAAGTCGCTACAGATTTAGAAAATGACGTTGAAATTCGCGTTATGATTGATATTATGCCAGATGAAGTGGAAATGAAAAAGAAAGAACAACAATTAATTAATGAGATTAAAAGTTTAGTAGATGTAGAGGAAGTTACATATTCTTCAAAAGAAGCGGAATTAAACAAGTTGGTAAAAGATTTTGGAGAAGAGTTAAGCTTATTTGAACAAAATAACCCGTTGTATAATGTCCTTTACGTAAAAGCTGCAGATCCATTAAAAACGGCAGAAGTAGCGAAAAAAATTGAAGGTTTAGAACATACGCAATCAGTCAAATATGGTGAAGGAAAAATAGAAAGGTTATTTAGCTTTTTAGATATTGCTCGTAATGTCGGGTTAGTGTTAATCGTCGGTTTATTATTTACAGCGATGTTTTTAATTTCGAATACAATCCGAATTACGATTATTGCTCGTAAAGAAGAAATTGAAATTATGAAGCTAGTTGGCGCAACGAATTCCTTTGTTCGTATTCCATTCGTATTAGAAGGAATGTGGTTAGGTTTAATCGGTTCTATCATTCCAATTGTTACAGTTACAATTGCGTATTATAAAATTTATGATCTCGTCGCACCGAAATTAAAAGGAGAGCTTTTCCAACTACTTAAAGTGGGACCGCTCATGCTACAAGTAAATGGATTAATCGCTTTAATTGGTATTTTAATAGGGATATGGGGTAGTTTCATGTCTGTACGTAAGTTTTTGAAAATATAA
- a CDS encoding murein hydrolase activator EnvC, with translation MYKLKKHSYKIFAALIAFVLFIQMPVVYADSLSDLKKERNQIEAEKKELTKSLQQKTSEIQSNQNTQEKIIGLLEEIGAKINQTHKEIELVELDIDIANKEISELESEIADLQKRIDQRDELLRDRARAMQTSGTVSYLDVLLGANSFVDFIDRFSAVSTLMDADRQIMREQKEDQEKLEEQKVILQTKKQKLEKNKAKLSGLMADLKDQKADKNRLVDELEKEEAKLRSQKSELQVEYDDKVEISEELEAKVLAEQRRLQEIARQKAIEAKKKRDREKANAASSGKLPTVSAGTWTRPAAGRFTSGFGGRDIGPIGSKNHLGVDIANSIGTPVVSAADGVVSYVGRMGGYGNLVLVTHNLDGQAFTTAYGHLSGFTASVGDVVSKGQQIAKMGNTGNSTGPHVHFEIHVGEWNGQRSNAVNPLRYISL, from the coding sequence TTGTATAAGCTGAAGAAGCATTCATATAAAATTTTCGCTGCACTAATCGCGTTTGTACTCTTCATTCAAATGCCTGTAGTCTATGCCGATTCTTTAAGTGATTTGAAAAAAGAAAGAAATCAAATAGAAGCGGAAAAAAAGGAATTAACAAAATCACTTCAACAAAAAACGAGTGAAATTCAATCTAATCAAAATACACAAGAAAAAATCATTGGCCTATTAGAAGAAATTGGAGCAAAAATAAATCAAACGCATAAAGAAATCGAATTAGTCGAGCTTGATATTGACATTGCCAATAAAGAAATTAGCGAATTAGAGTCAGAAATTGCCGATTTACAAAAACGCATTGACCAGCGTGATGAACTGTTACGAGATCGTGCACGTGCGATGCAAACAAGCGGTACAGTGAGCTATTTGGATGTATTATTGGGCGCTAATAGCTTTGTCGATTTTATTGACCGTTTTTCGGCAGTCAGCACATTAATGGATGCAGACCGTCAAATTATGCGTGAGCAAAAGGAAGATCAGGAAAAGTTAGAAGAGCAAAAGGTCATTCTTCAAACGAAAAAGCAAAAGCTTGAAAAAAACAAAGCGAAACTGTCTGGATTAATGGCTGATTTAAAAGATCAAAAAGCAGATAAAAATCGACTAGTAGATGAGCTTGAAAAAGAAGAAGCAAAATTACGCAGTCAAAAATCAGAGCTACAAGTAGAATATGATGATAAAGTTGAAATTAGTGAAGAATTAGAGGCAAAAGTCCTTGCAGAGCAACGCCGTTTACAAGAAATTGCTCGTCAAAAAGCAATCGAAGCCAAAAAGAAGAGAGACAGAGAGAAAGCGAATGCCGCAAGTTCAGGGAAATTACCGACCGTTTCAGCAGGTACTTGGACAAGACCAGCAGCAGGTCGTTTCACATCAGGCTTTGGCGGACGAGATATTGGTCCAATTGGCAGTAAAAATCATTTAGGGGTTGATATTGCTAATTCAATTGGTACACCAGTTGTTTCAGCCGCAGATGGTGTTGTTTCCTATGTAGGTAGAATGGGTGGTTACGGAAATTTGGTATTGGTAACGCATAATCTTGATGGACAAGCGTTTACCACAGCATATGGTCATTTAAGTGGCTTTACAGCAAGTGTTGGTGATGTTGTGTCAAAGGGCCAGCAAATCGCAAAAATGGGGAACACAGGGAATTCAACGGGTCCACATGTACATTTCGAAATTCATGTTGGGGAATGGAATGGTCAACGTTCGAATGCAGTAAACCCATTGCGCTACATTTCATTATAA
- a CDS encoding peroxiredoxin: MKKNIGIVIVIALVLVMVGTYIKKEIEASNAINENAIGTEVGTEKGQLAPDFTLRTLDGEKMTLSDLRGKRVVLNFWATWCPPCEAEMPHMQKYYEKYAKEDNVEIVGVNLTYEREKVERVEQFVESYNITFPILLEPDASVAKKYKFVTIPATFMIDTEGKIQKQISGPLDLDTLRENVKSLD, from the coding sequence ATGAAGAAAAATATTGGAATTGTCATCGTGATAGCATTAGTACTTGTTATGGTGGGGACCTATATAAAAAAAGAAATAGAGGCAAGTAATGCGATTAATGAAAATGCAATAGGTACGGAAGTGGGAACAGAAAAGGGACAATTAGCACCGGACTTTACATTGAGGACGTTAGATGGAGAGAAAATGACCCTTTCTGATTTGCGTGGAAAGCGCGTTGTACTAAACTTTTGGGCAACTTGGTGTCCACCTTGTGAAGCTGAAATGCCTCATATGCAAAAATATTATGAAAAATATGCCAAAGAGGATAATGTGGAAATTGTGGGGGTTAATTTAACGTACGAGAGAGAAAAAGTTGAGCGCGTGGAGCAATTTGTGGAAAGCTATAATATTACCTTTCCAATTTTATTAGAGCCGGATGCAAGCGTTGCGAAAAAATATAAATTTGTTACAATTCCAGCTACTTTTATGATTGATACGGAAGGTAAAATTCAAAAACAAATTTCAGGACCATTAGATCTTGATACATTAAGGGAAAATGTTAAAAGTTTAGATTAA
- a CDS encoding S41 family peptidase — MRRSRIFLLLGVIVLIPTILFFWLDQQPKAKNQDTNFAVVNQLHDLIAKESVYDVTSEKLVEGALRGMAKAIDDPYSTYYSQQEAALHKQTLASERIGIGVELSQKDGKFVVISPVKTSPADKAGIRPLDEIVQINDTRLEGKSLGDVMQLMQGKEGEEVTLVVFRPSLERHVKINVKRAKLKNETVHSEVINVEDTPIGYVTVTLFGEETGVEWQRELNSLFEKNVEALIIDVRDNPGGYLHSVAQIISTFERQEKIFAYMQKSDGKTEPLKTKYVEEFSPFIEKLKNIPITIIQNEGSASASEVFAGALQDWKRATVIGVTSFGKGTVQKSWELKNGGELKLSTNKWLTPTQRWIHHKGIEPDIEVKQHPLYGIETKLLKGRFETGEFSEEIAYSQSVLAELGYAMVRKDGFFDMETAQAVSNFRKRYDLQEGRHMDEQFFAKLTEQLQAYKASQINDMQLQMAISYVMHQLQM, encoded by the coding sequence GTGCGAAGAAGTCGAATTTTTTTATTGCTAGGTGTCATTGTCTTAATACCTACAATTCTCTTTTTTTGGCTAGATCAGCAACCAAAGGCAAAGAATCAAGATACTAATTTTGCTGTTGTCAATCAGTTGCATGATTTAATCGCGAAAGAATCGGTTTATGATGTTACTTCAGAAAAGTTGGTTGAAGGGGCCCTTCGAGGAATGGCGAAAGCGATTGATGATCCATATAGCACGTATTATTCACAGCAAGAAGCCGCTTTACATAAGCAAACACTTGCTAGTGAAAGAATTGGCATTGGGGTAGAACTTAGCCAAAAAGATGGGAAATTTGTTGTTATTTCACCGGTAAAGACGTCGCCAGCGGACAAGGCAGGTATTCGTCCTTTAGATGAAATCGTTCAAATTAATGATACCCGCCTTGAAGGTAAATCTTTGGGAGATGTTATGCAACTTATGCAAGGGAAAGAAGGGGAGGAAGTAACGCTTGTTGTATTTCGTCCAAGCCTAGAGCGGCATGTGAAAATTAACGTAAAAAGAGCGAAACTTAAAAATGAAACAGTCCACTCAGAAGTCATTAATGTAGAGGATACACCTATTGGCTACGTAACAGTTACTTTATTTGGAGAAGAAACAGGTGTTGAGTGGCAGCGTGAGCTTAATTCGCTATTTGAGAAAAACGTGGAAGCGTTAATTATCGATGTTCGAGATAATCCTGGGGGCTATTTACATAGTGTCGCCCAAATAATTAGTACGTTCGAACGGCAAGAAAAAATATTTGCCTATATGCAAAAAAGTGATGGAAAAACAGAGCCATTAAAAACAAAATATGTAGAAGAATTTTCTCCTTTCATTGAAAAATTAAAAAATATACCTATTACAATTATTCAAAATGAGGGCAGCGCATCTGCTAGTGAAGTGTTTGCGGGTGCATTACAAGATTGGAAACGCGCAACGGTTATTGGCGTAACGAGCTTTGGTAAAGGGACAGTTCAGAAAAGTTGGGAGCTAAAAAATGGCGGTGAATTAAAGCTATCCACAAATAAATGGTTGACGCCAACACAACGTTGGATTCATCATAAGGGGATAGAGCCTGATATTGAAGTGAAGCAGCACCCACTCTATGGAATCGAAACAAAATTATTAAAAGGTCGTTTTGAAACAGGTGAGTTTAGTGAGGAAATTGCTTATAGCCAGTCTGTTTTAGCAGAGCTTGGTTATGCAATGGTTCGTAAAGATGGTTTTTTTGATATGGAAACTGCACAGGCTGTTTCAAATTTTAGAAAACGTTATGATTTACAGGAAGGGCGCCACATGGATGAACAGTTTTTCGCTAAATTGACCGAACAATTACAAGCTTATAAAGCGTCACAAATTAATGATATGCAGCTTCAAATGGCGATTAGTTATGTCATGCATCAGCTTCAAATGTAG
- a CDS encoding PDZ domain-containing protein has protein sequence MDSTILIEVLKSIGRFFINPVLYIAIFSAVFLGYHRVKRERKYFKIRILGGWSELKNMLLAGFVLSLIVSLSSILIGLTVPLEFLILISLISIIGLLLFNYHLLSPIIVIPVAFVLVASMYWQDWSFKIGGFEFVGHNVADGLAATAPILAGVLLMAEGLLIRRYGAKFASPIVETTKRGFNGIAYFSKKIWVLPVFIIIPGNAFQGLLPYWPQFSLGQEQFSLVLFPFVIGFQQVIRKKMPLYVYPEIGRSIIFTGQLLLLVGFTAYFFPILGAIALALGMISRTIIGIYYKRKEDRDSYAVMRSGKGAMIAAVLPNSPAEKMGLIAGEVIQRVNGQEVFSEHELYEALQINAAHCRLEVIDHNQELRLTQHAVHNEDHHKIGLLLVK, from the coding sequence ATGGATTCGACTATTTTAATAGAAGTTTTGAAAAGTATTGGAAGATTTTTTATTAATCCAGTACTATATATTGCAATATTTTCAGCTGTATTTTTAGGGTATCACCGTGTAAAACGTGAGCGCAAATACTTTAAAATTCGCATTTTAGGCGGATGGTCTGAGTTAAAAAACATGCTCCTCGCTGGTTTCGTATTATCGCTAATCGTTTCATTATCTAGTATTTTAATTGGCTTAACCGTACCATTAGAGTTCTTAATTTTGATCTCGCTCATAAGTATCATTGGTTTACTCTTATTTAATTATCATTTATTATCGCCAATTATTGTAATACCCGTCGCATTTGTCTTGGTTGCTTCCATGTATTGGCAAGATTGGTCCTTTAAAATAGGGGGCTTTGAATTTGTTGGGCATAATGTTGCGGATGGGCTTGCCGCTACGGCACCCATTTTAGCAGGCGTATTGTTAATGGCAGAAGGTTTATTAATTCGTCGATATGGTGCAAAATTTGCCTCACCTATAGTAGAAACGACAAAACGAGGTTTTAATGGAATTGCCTATTTTAGTAAGAAAATATGGGTTTTACCGGTTTTTATTATTATTCCGGGTAATGCATTTCAAGGCTTATTACCTTATTGGCCACAATTTTCATTGGGGCAAGAACAATTTTCACTCGTACTGTTTCCGTTTGTCATCGGGTTCCAACAGGTTATACGAAAAAAAATGCCGTTGTATGTGTATCCTGAAATTGGACGAAGCATTATTTTTACCGGACAACTGTTATTATTAGTTGGCTTTACCGCTTACTTTTTCCCTATTTTAGGTGCAATTGCTTTAGCATTAGGGATGATCTCTCGTACGATAATCGGTATTTATTATAAACGCAAAGAAGACCGCGATTCCTATGCCGTGATGCGAAGTGGAAAAGGTGCGATGATTGCAGCAGTATTACCGAATTCACCTGCTGAAAAAATGGGGCTAATCGCAGGTGAAGTTATTCAACGTGTAAATGGTCAAGAAGTTTTTTCAGAGCATGAATTATACGAAGCGTTGCAAATTAATGCAGCCCATTGCCGTTTAGAGGTAATCGACCATAATCAAGAGCTTCGATTAACCCAGCATGCCGTGCATAACGAGGACCATCATAAAATTGGGCTATTGCTCGTGAAGTAA
- a CDS encoding TVP38/TMEM64 family protein produces MFEWLSIDNLEAVIEQYKLLGPFAGIFLTFIESFIPILPLFVIVVANASAYGLFWGFLLSWLGTVAGSYVFFLLIRKFGNHRIFRYIKEQQQIKKLIHWVDIRGLTPLFVLLCLPFTPVVVVNSVAGLSNIKKKYYLFTLFASKPVMIFLMSYLGSDLRAILSEPLKIIISGLIIFVIWGIGKLVERSLNKRVERDLRAIEKTKNDKLQGM; encoded by the coding sequence ATGTTTGAATGGCTTAGCATTGATAATCTTGAGGCAGTAATTGAACAATATAAATTATTAGGACCATTTGCAGGAATCTTTTTAACATTTATCGAATCATTTATACCGATTTTACCATTATTTGTTATTGTAGTAGCAAACGCCAGTGCTTACGGATTATTTTGGGGCTTCCTTTTATCCTGGCTAGGTACGGTTGCAGGATCCTATGTATTTTTCCTGCTCATACGTAAATTCGGTAATCATCGTATTTTCAGGTATATAAAAGAACAACAGCAAATAAAAAAGCTAATCCATTGGGTAGATATCCGAGGGCTTACGCCGTTATTTGTTTTGCTTTGTCTACCATTTACACCGGTTGTTGTCGTCAATAGTGTCGCGGGTCTTTCGAATATAAAAAAGAAATATTACCTGTTTACGCTATTCGCTTCAAAGCCGGTCATGATCTTTTTGATGAGCTATTTAGGTAGTGATTTACGAGCAATATTAAGTGAACCGTTGAAAATCATCATTTCAGGCCTCATTATTTTCGTGATTTGGGGAATCGGCAAACTCGTTGAAAGAAGTTTAAACAAAAGAGTAGAACGTGATTTACGCGCAATCGAAAAAACTAAAAATGATAAACTACAAGGAATGTGA